tggagttcagtggtgccatctcggcttgctgcaacatccacctcctgggttcaagcgattttcctgcctcagcctccggagtagatGGGACttcaggcacccgccaccatgtccagctaatttttgtatttttattttattttttagtagagacggggtttcaccatgttgagtgGTGAAAGGATgattttgatctcttgacctagtgatctgcccgcctcggcctaccaaagtgctggaattacaggcatgagcctctgcgcctgccccacattttaatttttttagaaatggggcctcactatgttgctcagacctcctggcctcaagggatcctcccaccacagcctctagagttgctgggattacaggtgaaagtCACCATGCTGGCTCACATTCTAAGTTGGAAttacaaaattaatttctttggCATCTTAATGAACTAAATTGTCATAAACATTTTGTGTGCTTGTACCAACATATCCatattattctcaaaaatatCACAAACTTTAATGGTAATATATGAGTATAACTAACAGTCTATATTTTTTGtacttaagtattttttttgagatgagatctcattCTGTTGACCCCcttggagtacagtgacacaatcatagctcactgcaacttccaccttccaggatcaagcgatcctcctgccttactgggactacaggtgaatttttgtattttttttttatttatagagatgaggtctcccttgctgcccaggttagtctcagaTTCCCaggctcgagcgatcctcctgaataactgggaccacaggtgcacaccaccatgcctggttaattttttttttttttggtagagatagaggtctaactatgttacccaggctgttcttgaactcctgggctgaagctatcctctcggactctcaaagtgctgggattacaggcgcaaaccactgctcccagcccttaATTCCACATTAGCCAGAATTCAAAGGCATTTACTCACTTAAGAAAATAGGGCATTCTCAGCTTGTTGAGATTCACAGTACATTGAGAATGCTTATCTCACAGAGAGATATGCCTGAAAATCATGATTGTAATGACTGCGCCACATGCTGGCATGTCTGGAGCAGAATTTCCTTTGCCCCCTGCCCGTTGGTTTACTCCACTCTTTCACTGAGTCAGACCGTTAAACACCGTGGACATACTGCCTTGCGTTTCCGAATATTTCCTAGAAGGATACAGACGTTTCTTAAGACTCACGGTAAAGATTTTCTGATCGCCTTTCCAAAAGCTTgacactaatttgcactcccacgaATACTGTTACCGTGACCATCTCGCCATGCTCTCCCCAACACTGAGCGTGATCTCTCCTGTCATTACCATCGTTGCTAATTTGAACATGGACAGATACGGTCCTATTATTTTGGGGTCACTGATTTCGTAGCCAGTGCAGTTGCAGGTGTTTTGCATGTTCATTGTGCAGTgcgcgctgggattacaggtgagattACACCTGCACCCTTTGGCCGGCAGGTGGAACGCTGGGCGGGGCTGGCGGAGCGCGTCCGCCGCCATCCCGGGCCCCACGGCCAGGGGGCGCTGCagcccccccccaacccccgccccgTCCGGGCAGAGGCGGAGAAGCGGGCGGGGAGCAAAGGTTGGCGTCTTGGCGCTCGGACCTTCGCCAGAGGGTCCGCGGCATCATGACGGTGGGAGCCAGGCTCAGAAGCAAGGCGGAGAGCAGCCTCCTGCGCCGCGGGCCCCGGGGGCGAGGACGGACCGAAGGGGACGAGGAGGTGGCCGCCATCCTGGACCACCTGGAGTACGGAGACGAGGCGGAGGCGGCGGCCGAGAGCGGGGCGAGCGCGGCGGGCGAGCGGGGCCCGGGGTCCCGGGGCGCGCGGAGGGTGCACCTCGCCCTCCTGCCTGAGCGCTACGAGCCGCTGGAGGAGCCGGCGCCCGGCGAGAAGCCCAGGAGGAGGTACCGGCGGAAGCTGAAGAAGTACGGCAAGGTAGGGGCCCTGCGCCGCCACTGCCCGGGGGGCGCGGGAGCCGGGTCCTGACCGTCGACTCACCTAGTTTCTCCGGGCTGCACCTGCGACCCCCTCCGCCCCTACTCCCACTCCCTCGCCGGAGGGGAGCCGCGAGTTGCGAGTCGTGAGTCGTGATTGAAACTTAAATCGGGGGTTGCACTGGGTGGGCCCCGCTGTGCCTGCTACTGCGCTCCTGGCTGGTTAAGAACATTCTCAAGGGGCTCCTACCAAGGCGGTTCTTATGTAAGATCAGGAACCAGTGTCCCTGATTACAGATAGGATACTGAAGTGTTAGCGTGGCAGGTGACTTGGAGAAGGTGGCCcctttggaaagaaagagaaattgcaACCCACTGTATCTGTTTTCCAGTAACATCCATCCAGGATATCCCACTAGTCGAGAAATATTTGGgttattcccccaaatatttcCAAGGTTATTTCCAGGGACTGGGAGcgcaacaaataaataaataggcgcTTGCTGACTTTTTCTCTTCTAGCCAAGTATCTATGTACTTCAAAACATTCTGCCATTTGTGGGAGATGGGGTTAGGAAGGATGAATATGGGAGAAAATGACAGTTTCCTTCTCAGAAATCAAAGCCCAGATGCACTTCCCAGGTGTTTCTGCCTAGAAGCACTGGAAGCTGCTGCCTGAAGCGCTCCTGGCCGGGACGAGGCCACCCAGAATAAAGTCACAGAAGTGACTGTCCTGGCCAAGGGCCACGGGCCTCATCTGATTTATTGTCCAGTTATCTGTGTTACCCAATGCCCTCTTAAACCTGAAGCCATTCAGTCTCCATGCCTGGGAGCTTACGTTTATCATCCTCTTTAAAGGTATACCAGCAGCTTCTGGAGCAGAACACAGGCAGGGgtaaaaaatatcaataaaaactataaagttGGATCTTTTCAGGCTTAGAGCCCTTGTAGGATGAATCGTCTCTGGTCTGGGTCCAAGTTGAGCACAAAGAAGCCATCGTGTCCCTCTCCACTGGTAAAGTGATATAGCAGAAATCCCTGCTCAAGGAGTAGGACTTGAAGATATTTTGGGGGGCCCTCACTTTGTGGCAGGCATTGTGTTGAACAGTAGGGGTGTGAAAATGAATACAGTGCAGCCCTGCCCTAGAGAAGTGCACAGCCTCCCAGGGAGACACTGACATAGCTGGGGCGCCACCCCCAGGGGCTTCAGGGCACAGAGCTCAGGCAGTTCACTCCTCAGTAGTGAGCTTATAAAGGCAGGGAAGTTTTCAAATCATGCTGACATGAAAACTGGGCACAGAAGGACGAGTGAAGATCTCACCAGATAACAGTGAAGTGGTCTGAAGTGGGTacacttcatacccactaggatggctagtCCCAAAAATTGTCCAAACAAAccaaataacaaatgttggcgagaatgtagagaaattggaacccttgtacattgctggtgggaacgtGAAGTGggacagccactgtggaaaataatttggcagtttctcCAGAAGTTCCATGTAGACTCATTCtgtgatccagcagttccactcctaggtatgtaACCGAGAGATGAAAACAGGTACCCAAATCaatgtttatatacacattttcGTAGAAGCATTATTTACACGAGTCGAAaggcagaaacaacccaaatgtccatgaatggatggatggataaacaagtgtgttatatacatacaatgtattattattcagccataaaaggaaggaaatggacTAATCCATGCTACAGCATGATGAACCTCTAAAAATACTATGCTAACTGAAGCAAGTCAGACCCACAAGGTCACGTATGCtgcatatgattccatttgtatggaaTGTCTACAATAGGTCAACCCATGGAGATGGaacacagattggtggttgccagggactgggggaaGAGGAATGGAGTGCATCTGCTTAATTGTCATGTGTTTTTTCtaggggatgatgaaaatgttttggagctAGATGGaagtggtggttgcacaacattgtaaaagtactaaatgccactgggctgtatgtactttaaaatggtgaattttatgttatgtgaattttgcCTTAAtgaaaacaaacgaaaaaaaaaaaaaagatttcactgGATAGAGAAGTGGTGTCATTTGAGGTAGAGGGACCGTCACAAGCCCGGCTGTAGGCACGAAAGCTCTAGAGTGTTAGTTCAGCGGACCCAGGAAGCCAGGGGAGAGGACATCATCAGGTTAGGGTCAGGTTTCTCCTTTCTGACCTTCAAAAGAATGATTTCAGCTTCTACTTTCTTGGAGCCAACTGAGAAGGTTACCAGGCTCAAACATGGAGAAATAAAGCAGGTGACTCTCTTTGTTCGCTTAGACCCCAGCTCCCCTCTGAGAGATTAGTTGGGTAGAAAGCTCTACTCATATCAAAGAATCCCAAATGCGCTCTCTTAAATGATACTGAAATAGTGGTTgagagatattttacatttctttgcatTTCATTTCTCAAATCTGTGTTTTTGACAGTGTTCCAGTTAATAAACTATTTTAGTagattttttcccctaaattacAAAGACAAAGTGACAAGCAGCTTTTAAAGCATaacagcctgagcaaaatggATGCACAAATACCAAAAATGTCATATTCATGCAGGCAGTTGTGATTCTGATCTTGTTTATAATGGATCACTCTTGATTGTTAAGCTTGTTCCCagagaatgtttttcttttgttgtttcaaACATGTAAGTAAAATTCCCCTAGTGAGTCTTATCACAGCTTTAGAGGAGTGTATCTCTTAGCAACATCACATACTCACAAATGCGCGTGCCCCAGCCCAGTGTCTCTTTGAGAAATCAACAGGGTAATAATGTCCAggaaagcagtgtctagagaagACACAGGCAGTACTTGGTTCTTGCAAAGCTCTTCATTTAGTGGGAGAGGTACCAAAGGAAACGCCCAGCGTCTTTCTATGTGCTCAAGATACAGTAATGAGCACAACCGAGTCCCTGCCCTCCTTCTGTTATTGCGAGGAAccctgtaatttatttttatttttatttttattttttattttttgagaaggaatttcgctcttgttacccaggctggagtgcaatggcgcgatctcggctcaccgcaacctccgcctcctgggttcaggcaattctcctgcctcagcctcctgaatagctgggattacagacacgcgccaccatgcccagctaacttttttgtatttttagtagagacggggtttcaccatgttgaccagcatggtctcgatctcttgacctcgtgatccacccgccttggcctccccaagtgctgggattacaggcgtgagccaccacacctgaccgaGGAACTCTGTAATTTAAACTGTTGAAAGAtcgtctgggcgcggtggctcacgcctgtaatcccaacatgttagGAGGcaaaagcaggtggatcacctgaggtcaggagtttgaaaccagactgaccaacacagtgaaaccttttctttactaaaaatacaaaaaattagctgggcatggtggcacatggctgtaatcccagcaactttggaggctgagtcaggagaattgcttgaacccgggaggtggaggttgcagtgagctgagattgcgccgttgcactccagcctgggcaacaagagcaaaactcagtctcaaaaataaaaaataaaaaaaaaagagggccgggcgcggtggctcaagcctgtaatcccagcactttgggaggccgaggcgggtggatcacgaggtcgagagatcgagaccatcctggtcaacatggtgaaaccccgtctctactaaaaatacaaaaaatcagctgggcatggtggcatatgcctgtaatcccaactactcaggaggctgaggcaggagaattgcctgaacccaggaggcggaggttgcggtgagccgagatcgcgccattgcactccagcctgggtaacaagagcgaaactccgtctcaaagaaaaaaaaaaaaaaaaagagaaaaaagaaagctcaagTAAGCCAGAAGTCTTAGGAAATTACACTCTTAAGAAACTTTCCCAGACAACAGATACCTTGGGTCTATGTATTACCACCACAAACCCAAATtactatgtaatttttaaaaagtaggcgTTATTTTGCAGTAATAATAGCTGACTCTGGGGAGCACTTACACTGCCTGCAGTTTGTACCGGgccctgttctaagtgctttccttgcatgatctcatttactcCTCTTAAAACTCAATGAGGTGGTTACTAAATATTCCCATTgtataggtgaggaaacaggcCATGGGAAATTAAGTACGTGATGGAGTTGGAATTGAAGCCCAGGCTGTGAGTAATTAGCTAGAAGCTGTTATTTCAAAAGGGAAATATAGTATGGGGGTTAAGGTCATAGGCCCTGAAGTGAGATTCTTTTAGGATTGAACTCCAGCGCTGCTTCTAACCAGATATGTAAATGTGGACAGATGTCATCTCTCTGTGCTTTCTCATTATTAAGTCTGATAGGCAGAGGCCACCAGGAACATACCAGAGCCAATCCATGTTAGGGTTATGTGCTTAGGGCTGTGAGGGAGAGTGCATGCCAGAGGAATTGGTGGGGGGTCTCAAAAAGTGGAGATCTCAAGTAATGAATTGAATATTTGAGCCTGAGCTGAAGAGTTTTTCAAATCTGAGAAGTACTTGTAGTCATTAGAAATGGATGAGACCATCTAAGGAGAGATtatagggaaagagagagaaaaggagagactcAGGACTGAGTACTGGAGAATACCAACATTTTAAAGTCTGGTAGAGGGATCATTAAGCAAAGAAAGCTGAGGAGGAGCTCCCTATTTAGTAGGAGAGAACTAAGAATATGGAGTCAAACAGGTCAGATGATTATTTCATAAAGTATGTTGAAAGCTGCTCTCTGAGAGAtcagggggaggaaggcagaaaagcatCCGTTGGTTCAGGCAGCATGGGAGTAGATGGCCGTGACCAGACGGTCCCTGCATAGGTTGGGGTAGGAGCCAGAGTCAGAGGAAGTAAGAATTGCAGACATGGAGAAGTACGTGTGGTTGGCTCTCTTCGCTGGCTTGGCGTGATGGAGGGCAGAGACTGGGGCAGGATACGGAGGCAAGGTGATACCCAAGCATGTGTGTAAGCTAATGGGATCCAGTGGAGAGGAAGCGAATGACGGAGCTGGAGAAGGGAAAGCCAAGGTGAAGGTGGGAGAGGGCACCAACAGCAAGTGTCAAGGGAATGGCTTGGGGGAAGAGGACCAGTTTCTCCACTGTAACACAGACCAAGTGAGGGACGCCAGGGGCAGCAGACACAGATGGGTCTGTAGAGAGTGGTGGAAGGTGAATGTGTTCCCTGATGATGTCtggggtttggttttgtttttctgtgaaagATGAAGTGCAATAGTCTCATGGAGGTACGGAGACTTGGGTGTGTCTGCCTGTGTTGCAAGTGGGGAGTCTTAAGAAGGGAAAAGGTATGAGGCAGTACCTGGGGGAGAGAGAAATTCATCCTACCAGACAGATATGGTAGGTTTGTCAGGCGCTGTTGGAAGGCAAGGTGCGATCTGTGATTGTGATCAGGAACTTTAAGTCAAACCAGTCTGAGTGGTTCTAGTAATATGGAAAAGTCAAAGGACTGAGAGACAAGGTACGTGGCCTAAGGCACAGGTTATCTGCATGGGCAATGATGTCACTAAGAATGATGACAGAAGTTGGGGTAGAGAGGGGAAGACCGGGACAGCCATGCAATAAATGTtcattggtggtggtggtaatttTTCTGTTGCAATCCCATTTGAGTCCTTTAGATGTCCTCTGCCTAGCACCTGACATTCCCTGAATGTTCCCTATTCAGCCTtgcagaaaaggaagaggaggagtggTTACCAGGAAAGCATTGCCCAAGCCTGACCATCAAGGAGTGTATAATGGTATTGGAAATGCTGAGCTTATGTGGATGTAGCAATTAGAAAATGACAGAAGACTACAGAGGGACAGATGTATGGGTCAGACAGAAACATGCTCTTGAGGTAGATGGAGGAGAAGATGGCTTTCAGAtaagatgaaggaaggaaaactTAACTCAGCCTTCTGATGGTCCAGTAATTTTTAGCTGGAACAGAGAAGAGTCAtctttggtttaaaaaacaaaacaaaactgctttaGTTTTAGACTTGGCAGCCTCACTGCTGTTTCCAAGAAGGTCTTTGAATTATCTGGAAATAAGCTGTGCTTGAAAGCACTTTGCAAGGTGGCGATGTCTGCTGTGAGCCCCCACGTATTCTTAGGCTGGGGGTGGGCACGTGGTACCTTGCTGATTTGCCACGggagaatcaggaaaaatgatCTTTATGCATGTCGCCATGactcatgggttttttttttctttcatgaaacaTGGCAGAATGAAAAAGTTGCCTACCCTAATCCTaatcctttgcttttctcttctattCCTGAAACTAGAATGTCGGGAAGGTCATCATGAAAGGATGCCGCTACGTGGTCATTGGGTTGCAAGGCTTCGCTGCAGCCTACTCTGCCCCATTTGGGGTAGCCACCAGTGTGGTGTCCTTCGTGCGCTAACGGGAGCCCCTGCTGAGGGAACCGTGTGAATCTGGAGCATCTCAGACTTGAACACACAGCAAACTTGGAAGAGAAAACATGCCTTTCTTTGCTGAATCACATGAGTATGATGAATAAGTCACCCCTGCCCATCTGCTGAGCTTCTCACGTCTCTCAGTCCCGTGTGGACCCAATGGTCAATTCTGCAGAGAATTCAGCCGAGGTTAGGTTTGGAAGTGGAGCTAGTGTGCTGAAGCCAGAGCCTTCACGTGAAGGTGGCACGTGCTGGGGTGGAGGCCGACACTCGACAGATCCGAGCAGTGTGGGTGTACAGCAGAATCTTGGGGGGAGGAAGAGGATGTTACTGGAGTCAGATGATTTGCTGCATTCTCCTGGAAAGGTTGTGGGCTGACAGGCGCTCACATTCCTGGGCTGCCTCGGTTCTGAGGGCAGCTAAGGAGCTGTTTAttcctcaagccattctccccgATCTCCCTCTgccactctgtcaccaggagtTTAATTAAAGGcttgagaagagggaaggaagaagagagctCTTTGAAGGCTATGATGCTTTGAAAACTGTGTTGGCAGTGTGGCGTGACTGTTTAAAGTAGACAAAAACTTGTCATTTTACCCCATCCTGAATGGCTGTGAGGCTGgcgaggaaggaggaaggagggcaaGTTTGGACGCaggctgggtgggtggctgggacAGGTTGGCCAAGGGACCACTCCTGAGGGCTCTTGTGCCCAGCGTTGCCCACTTCGGCCCAGCCACGTGTTTGCAGCAACCAGAGTCCCTGCAAACATGTGGCTGGCTGCGGTCAGGGCCTACTGACACCATCAATGTACTCCTGCCAGAGGCTTGGCTCCTCTCTGCCAGGCCAACCAAGAGCGCTTGTCCTGGGCGGGACATAGGGGCTGAGAGAGGTGGAGGGAGACACAACACATCAGGAATGGAAATAAGGAATTAGAGAAGGAAGCAGTAAGTAGGAGACAGATGTGAAGCAAGTGGAAACAAGGCAAGAAGGTgttggaagagagaaagaaggtggCCATCCAGGAGTCAGGCCTGGAGCATCAGTGTGAGGGAGTTCAGGTAGGCTGGGCCTGTGCCACTAGTGGGAACAGGGGAGGCTGGGTGGCCAGGGGTGTCCTGGCTGGTGCTTAAAACCCCTGAGGCCATGAGCTCGTTGGCTGCCTTTGCAGCATCCTTTGCTCTTCTGTGCTGCCCAGTGTGACCTCATCTCACCCAGATTCAAAGGGTAGGGTGGGCCTGGGTCTTAGGCCTGACACCCACCAAGGATGACCTGGGGACTGTCATGGGATGCTGAACAGGGAGATGAAAGAAAGGAGGGCCCCCTTACCACCTCCCCGATAGGCCACTGTTCTGACTTTGTTTCCAGAATATCTGGAAATCCAAAGGGGCTGTTGCTGAGCAGTCTGCAGGATCAGTGACAGCACCCACGTGTCATCCCAAGGCACGCAGGGGAGGCCTCCACACTCATGCTTCTCTGAACAAGCCCCACCAagacagacaggcagagagacagagaaaaaaggaaggggtGGGGGACAAGGTTGAAGCTGTGCAGGTAGACTCCACTTCACTTCCTGAAGCTTCAACTTCATGTTGAAGATTCACTGGGACTGGATTCCTGCGTTGTTAATATTGGCGTGGAAAAGTGAAACAAGTGATCTGGTTTTAGCCCAGATGATGAAAGTGGGTATGGCACATTTTCACACACGTGAGATAATTATAGCTTGCCCCACAGCACTGGGTGTCGGAGAAAGGGAGAGATAGATTTAAGTGGAAGAAAAAGCCAAGCACAGTGAGTGGGAAAGAGAGTGAGGGCCTgtgggggcaggggacagagCTGCTGGGGCCTTTCCTCGCCTGGGAATCCGTCCAGGAAGAACTTCCCCACCCGCTTCCCCAAATTGGAAAAACTGTACAGTCAAGCCTGTTTGGCCCTGAAATTCTTAAGAATCTGgttaaaaattaactcagaaatgTCAAAAGTCAAACCTTCCCAGAGATGAACCTCAGATGTCACTCGGCCTGAGTCCTCCTTCTCTGTGACAGGGCTGCCCTGGGTGTCTTTTACTCAGTTCCTGGGGCGTAATCATTTGGGGCATGTCACCGATAaccattttaccttttcttttctttttctttttttaaatatcagtgtCCACACCTTACTGAGAATTGAGTTTTAGAGCTTTCGCTTGATGTGCTTGACCGAGAGACTTCTTTTGTACCCTTTTCTTGTCCTGTGATGTAAATAAAGGCCTCGATTTATGTAACGTTTCTTGCATGAAGGGTTCCTGGCTCCTCACTTTCTGGCCTTGCTTGAGGGACATTGCTGGAGTCCAGCCACACTGAGAACTTGGCACAGCAGGTGGTGACCAGTCGGGAGAGACCTCCCTGAGAACCAGTAGGAGCCCCCGACTGCTCCCTGGGGACCCAATGGAGGGAGAGACCCCAGTTCACCTGGGAACTCTGCATGTGTGTTAAAGGGGGCAGTGCTCTCTAATCCAGCAGAACAGGCTTTGCCATGTAGGAGCCTCAGCTCATGAGTTTGTTAaagatggggctgggcacagtgggtcccgcctgtaatcctagcactgagataggcagatcgcctgagttcaggaattcaagaccagcctgagcaacatggcaaaaccccatctctattaaaataccaaaaattagccgggcgcggtggtgcactcctgtgttcccagctattcaggaggctgaggcaggagaattgaattgcatgaacccagaaggcggaggttacagtgagccaagatcacaacatggcactccagcctgggcgacagagtgagactctgtctcaaaataaataaataaataaacaataaaaaagatttctagAACCTCCAGCTCAGATTTAGAGAGCCTAGCATAGGGGCAGGAAGCTGCATGGCCCACAGGCTGCTGAGAAAACTCCAGTGCCGCCGTTCCTCTGCCTCAGCTGGGAAATGCTGGCCCCTGGGGCCTGCTGCACATTGCATCTG
This genomic interval from Saimiri boliviensis isolate mSaiBol1 chromosome 14, mSaiBol1.pri, whole genome shotgun sequence contains the following:
- the C14H1orf115 gene encoding required for drug-induced death protein 1, with protein sequence MTVGARLRSKAESSLLRRGPRGRGRTEGDEEVAAILDHLEYGDEAEAAAESGASAAGERGPGSRGARRVHLALLPERYEPLEEPAPGEKPRRRYRRKLKKYGKNVGKVIMKGCRYVVIGLQGFAAAYSAPFGVATSVVSFVR